One stretch of Miscanthus floridulus cultivar M001 chromosome 18, ASM1932011v1, whole genome shotgun sequence DNA includes these proteins:
- the LOC136521436 gene encoding malonyl-CoA:anthocyanidin 5-O-glucoside-6''-O-malonyltransferase-like, translating into MAMAPDQQQPPAGAGASSTGSTSPCLRVHVHDTTLVPPSPSPPETSLPLTFFDVFWLQSLPVERLFLYRLGPDADVAAIISNLRDSLHQALRSFYPLAGRVRLTPGSSDRYELHYRPGDAVTFTVAECDDEDADAHFDALATDKPREVAKIAAFVPPLPGGGRLLAVQVTLLPAHRGLAIGVTVHHAACDGSGSTHFLHTWAAACRGGGAEAPLPPPVIDRTLLADPRCLYDVFFQTAPSSEEYQFVKMSADQLFATFTLSKDDLKRVKDAVADEAARRGVASPRCSSLVATFGLVWSCYQRAKESSGGGGAGEGPMAYMVFPVDHRSRMNPPLPDKYLGNCVGPAFPLAPKDELAAAGAGGLLSACAAVASSIDEAVCDIGTSSMDAWMDRLRELVPMGLLTVAGSPRFRVYDLDFGFGRPAKVDIVSVARTGAVAVAESRDGDGGIEVGVSLQPAAMERYTKCFADAIAWLHQRT; encoded by the coding sequence CCTCGTGCCTCCGTCTCCGTCACCGCCGGAGACCTCGCTCCCGCTCACCTTCTTCGACGTCTTCTGGCTGCAGTCCCTGCCCGTCGAGCGCCTCTTTCTCTACCGCCTCGGCCCCGACGCTGACGTCGCCGCCATCATCTCCAACCTCCGGGACTCCTTGCACCAAGCCCTCCGCTCCTTCTACCCTCTCGCCGGCCGCGTCCGCCTCACCCCCGGCTCGTCCGACCGCTACGAGCTGCACTACCGCCCGGGAGACGCCGTCACCTTCACCGTCGCCGAGTGCGACGACGAAGACGCGGACGCACACTTCGACGCCCTCGCCACCGACAAGCCCCGGGAGGTTGCCAAGATCGCCGCGTTCGTGCCGCCGCTGCCGGGGGGCGGCAGGCTGCTCGCCGTTCAGGTCACGCTCCTTCCGGCGCACCGAGGCCTCGCCATCGGCGTCACCGTGCACCACGCCGCCTGCGACGGCTCGGGCTCCACGCACTTCCTGCACACCTGGGCGGCCGCCTGCAGAGGCGGCGGCGCCgaagcgccgctgccgccgcctgtCATCGACCGGACTCTCCTCGCCGACCCAAGGTGCCTGTACGACGTCTTTTTCCAGACGGCGCCGAGCAGTGAAGAGTATCAGTTCGTCAAGATGTCCGCCGACCAGCTGTTCGCCACGTTCACGCTGTCCAAAGACGACCTGAAGCGCGTCAAGGATGCCGTGGCCGACGAGGCTGCGCGGCGCGGCGTCGCGTCGCCCCGGTGCTCCTCTCTCGTTGCCACCTTCGGCCTCGTCTGGTCGTGCTACCAGCGAGCCAaggagagcagcggcggcggcggcgcaggagaGGGCCCGATGGCTTACATGGTCTTCCCCGTCGACCACCGCTCGCGGATGAATCCTCCCCTGCCGGACAAGTACCTGGGCAACTGCGTCGGCCCAGCGTTCCCGCTGGCACCAAAGGACGAGCTGGCCGCGGCCGGCGCAGGCGGGCTCTTGAGCGCGTGCGCCGCCGTCGCCTCCTCCATCGACGAAGCTGTGTGCGACATCGGGACGTCAAGCATGGATGCGTGGATGGACCGCCTCAGGGAGCTAGTCCCGATGGGTTTACTGACCGTGGCCGGATCGCCGAGGTTCCGCGTCTACGACCTGGACTTCGGATTCGGCCGGCCGGCGAAGGTGGACATCGTGTCCGTGGCCAGGACGGGCgcagtggcggtggcggagaGCCGGGATGGCGACGGCGGGATAGAGGTGGGTGTCTCTCTGCAGCCGGCTGCCATGGAGAGGTACACGAAGTGCTTCGCGGATGCTATCGCGTGGCTCCACCAGAGGACATGA